A stretch of Capricornis sumatraensis isolate serow.1 chromosome 10, serow.2, whole genome shotgun sequence DNA encodes these proteins:
- the NICN1 gene encoding nicolin-1, which yields MSRVSVPCHVKGTVALQVGDVRTSQGRPGVLVIDVTFPSVAPFELQEIMFKNYYTAFLTIRVRQHTSTHTPAKWVTCLRDFCLMPDPHSEEGAQEYVSLFKHQMLCDMAQVLELRLILRQPSPLWLSFTVEELQIFQQGPKSPSMTFPKWLSHPMPCEQPTPLLEGLPDPSRVSSEVQQMWALTEMIRASHTSTRIGRFDVDGCYDLNLLSYT from the exons ATGTCCCGCGTGTCTGTCCCCTGCCATGTGAAAGGTACCGTGGCCCTGCAGGTGGGCGACGTGCGGACCTCCCAAGGCCGGCCTGGTGTGCTGGTCATTGATGTCACCTTCCCCAGCGTCGCGCCCTTCGAG TTGCAGGAGATCATGTTTAAGAATTACTACACAGCCTTTTTGACCATCCGTGTTCGCCAGCACACCTCAACACACACTCCAGCCAAGTGGGTGACCTGCCTGCGGGACTTCTGCCTGATGCCCGATCCGCATAGTGAGGAGGGAGCCCAGGAGTACGTATCGCTGTTCAAGCACCAG ATGCTGTGTGACATGGCCCAAGTACTGGAACTGCGCCTGATTCTGCGACAGCCATCACCACTGTGGTTGTCTTTCACAGTGGAGGAGCTTCAGATCTTCCAGCAGGGACCAAAG AGCCCTTCCATGACCTTCCCCAAGTGGCTGTCCCATCCAATGCCTTGTGAACAACCCACTCCCCTTCTTGAG GGTCTCCCAGACCCCAGCAGGGTATCGTCCGAGGTCCAGCAGATGTGGGCGCTGACAGAGATGATCCGGGCCAGCCACACCTCCACAAGGATCGGCCGCTTTGAC GTGGATGGCTGTTATGACCTGAACTTGCTCTCCTACACTTGA